From Cyanobacteria bacterium QS_8_64_29, a single genomic window includes:
- a CDS encoding AbrB/MazE/SpoVT family DNA-binding domain-containing protein, with amino-acid sequence MATVQKWGNSLGVRIPKAVAEQVGLAEGTQVSCELAGEEIVIRKQRPRYTLEELVEGMSPDNAHAELDWGSPVGQEHW; translated from the coding sequence AACAGCTTGGGCGTTCGCATTCCCAAGGCTGTGGCCGAGCAAGTTGGTCTGGCTGAAGGAACTCAGGTGAGCTGCGAGCTCGCTGGTGAGGAAATCGTCATTCGCAAGCAACGTCCCCGCTATACGCTTGAGGAGCTAGTTGAGGGCATGAGTCCGGACAACGCTCATGCCGAGCTGGATTGGGGATCGCCCGTAGGTCAGGAGCACTGGTAG
- a CDS encoding mRNA-degrading endonuclease has translation MVVREGIPERGDIVWVNFDPQRGREQAGHRPALVLSPYRYNERGTLLLACPITRQVKGHPWEVKLPDGLGAQGAILADQIRALDYRARTMEFFEQAPSEVI, from the coding sequence CTGGTAGTGCGCGAGGGTATCCCCGAGCGCGGCGACATTGTCTGGGTAAACTTCGATCCGCAGCGGGGCCGAGAGCAGGCCGGGCATCGGCCGGCTCTGGTGCTGTCGCCGTATCGCTACAACGAACGAGGCACGCTCCTGTTGGCGTGTCCAATAACGCGACAGGTCAAGGGCCACCCCTGGGAGGTAAAACTGCCGGATGGTTTGGGAGCCCAAGGTGCCATCTTGGCGGACCAGATTCGGGCGTTGGACTATCGAGCCCGAACGATGGAATTTTTCGAGCAGGCCCCCAGTGAGGTCATATAG